A segment of the Candidatus Schekmanbacteria bacterium genome:
CTGCCCCCATTCCTTCATTTAACAAAATGACAGCATCTGCTTCGGGAGGCTTGGGGTTATCTTTTATTCTTTCCCATTCTCTGCTGTTTCTCAGTGTTAGAATTTTGTCTGAATGAATCTGTTTTGGGAAAATTATGCTGTTAGAGTCAAAGCAATTATTTAGTGAAGATTTTTTTGTCAGGAAATAGTGTTCATATTTTCCGATTTTTGCTATTAAATCTGATTTGAGATATTCCACCTCCCAACTCCATAAATATAGTAAAAATCTTTATTGAAATTTTCTTTTTTAGTTTAAATGAAAACAATATTTTTCAGAAGAAGAACTTTTCATCTCAAAAGTTGGTTGACTAGTTTGAAGGATAAAAGTTAATATTTTTGTATCAATTTTAAGGGATGTTATGAAAATTAAGGAAGACCTTTCAAAGATATCCATCTTTAAAAATCTTACAAAGAAAGAAATATCAGAGATTGAAGCAATAATGCACAAACGCTTTGTAAAAGATATGGAAGTCATTGCCCAAGCAGGGGAGCCTCCCCTTGCTATATATATCATAAAGTCAGGGCGAATAGACTATGTTGTAGGTAAAACAGGTGAAGAGGGAGAAATAGTTGAAAGTTACAAAGATGGAGATGTGGTAGGTGAAATTTGTATCTTTGACGATAACCCGCGACCTTCAACACTGATAGCACGCGGGGATTCAGAAATTTACGGAATATTTAAATATGATTTAGAAGAGGTTATGAGAAAAAATCCTAAACTTGGATATAAAATTCTTAAAAACTTGGGAGAGAAGTTAGCCAAAAGAATTCACGAGCTTACACTTCTTTTAAAGGAAAAAATTGATCGGACTTCAGACTAATGGCTGAAAGAATTGTAATTCCTGCTAAATATCCTCAAAAGTATCTTACACGAGATATATCATTGATAATTGTTTTCTTTTTATTGGTTTTATTGGGCGCCTATTATTTGCGAAAGCCCCTTGCTTCTTTTTATGTAGCAGCTGTCATATCCTATATTATCCATCCAGTTGTCGATTTTATAGAGATGTTGGGTTTTAGAAGAATTGTAGCCGTAATCGTTGTTTTTGCCGTGTTAGGAGGAGGATTGATTATAGGAATCTCATCTTTGGGGCCTCTCTTTATCAAACAGGTCGATGATATCAAGATGAAGCTTCCTGAATATAAAGTCAAGATGCAGGAAATTGGCAAATCAATTGAAAAACGGCTTTATAAGATTCAATTCTATATTCGTGAAAAATTTCCATTCTTTGATAGTCTTCACATTGCAGAGAAAGTTATACCGACAGCGCTTTCTTATGTTAGTTCATCATTGCTTGATATACCTGCCCTTTCAACCTTTTTTGGTATCATAACATTGGTTATTTTCGTTCCTTTTTTTTCATTCTTTCTTGTTCTTGAGAGTAGAACTTTGAAAAAATATTTGGTCAGCATCGTGCCAAACCGCTATTTTGAGGTTTTTGTAAATTTGCTTTACAACATTAACAAACAGATAGAAACTTATCTCGGAGGAGTGATTATTGAAGCCTTTATAGTCGGCTTTTTATCCACAGTTGGCTTATATTTTTTAGATGTGAATTTTTTCCTTTTCATAGGCATTGTTGTCGGAATAATCAATGTTGTCCCCTATCTTGGACCTTTGGTTGGCAGTCTCCTTGCAATAATAGTAACTCTTTTAGATAAAGGGTCATTTTCTGCTGTGCTTCAAGTGATAGTCCTTTTTATCATTATAAGACTCGTTGATGACCTTGTAATAATTCCACTTGTCATATCACGTGCAATGAAGACTCACCCTGTAATAGTATTGATGGCTATACTTGTAGGTGAA
Coding sequences within it:
- a CDS encoding AI-2E family transporter encodes the protein MAERIVIPAKYPQKYLTRDISLIIVFFLLVLLGAYYLRKPLASFYVAAVISYIIHPVVDFIEMLGFRRIVAVIVVFAVLGGGLIIGISSLGPLFIKQVDDIKMKLPEYKVKMQEIGKSIEKRLYKIQFYIREKFPFFDSLHIAEKVIPTALSYVSSSLLDIPALSTFFGIITLVIFVPFFSFFLVLESRTLKKYLVSIVPNRYFEVFVNLLYNINKQIETYLGGVIIEAFIVGFLSTVGLYFLDVNFFLFIGIVVGIINVVPYLGPLVGSLLAIIVTLLDKGSFSAVLQVIVLFIIIRLVDDLVIIPLVISRAMKTHPVIVLMAILVGEYFLGIVGMILAVPFYQIVKIILTEIKGIAARYTLA
- a CDS encoding cyclic nucleotide-binding domain-containing protein, with translation MKIKEDLSKISIFKNLTKKEISEIEAIMHKRFVKDMEVIAQAGEPPLAIYIIKSGRIDYVVGKTGEEGEIVESYKDGDVVGEICIFDDNPRPSTLIARGDSEIYGIFKYDLEEVMRKNPKLGYKILKNLGEKLAKRIHELTLLLKEKIDRTSD